A region of the Leptospira venezuelensis genome:
CGTTCCATCATATCAAAAGAAGGGGTCGGAATCTCGGCCACAGTGATCCAAAGAAGAGAATTATATCTTTCCAGAGTTATTACAGATCTACCCACCCTTGTATTTGTCAAAAAAGGGATCAAAAGTCTAAAACAGAACGATCTTGAATTGGATATCAAATCTGGAGAGGCTGTAGCGATTGCGGGAGGCCAAGCATTCGATGTGATCAATCGGCCTGATAATGGGGAATTCGAGGCGGCATGGATTGCATTCCATCCAAATGTGATCCGAAATTATAAACCAAACGATCAAAACCTGAAAGATATAGAATCTGCATTTATTTTTTCTAATATACTTTCTGGATTTTCAGACGCATTTCAACTCGCAAGAGAATCTATTACCACAGATAGATTAATTTCTGAACAGGTTGCGATCCATAGAGCAACTGAGATATTGATTTGGCTAGGAGAATATGGTAGAAAATTTAAGTTACCTTCTGCTGAAGGTACCTCGCAAAAGGTTCGATCCTTCGTGAGTGCAAGTCCTGCAAAAGACTGGTCCGCCATTGAAATTGCTGATCGTTTAGAAATGAGCGAGGCTACTTTAAGAAGAAGACTTTCTTCGGAACTTTCTTCCTTTTCTGAAATATTAATCGATGTCAGAATGTCATTTGCTCTTTCCCTATTGCAGTCAACGGATAGAAGTATAGGAGAGATCGCAAGGGAAGTAGGATACGATTCCGCATCCAGATTTGCGGTCCGATTTCGGGACAGATTCGGATATTCTCCCACAATGTTAAGGAGGGAAGCGAGTCGTGATCGGAACGGCACAATCCTTGATCGGGTCCGGACATAAGGTCCTTTTTTTCATAAATTTGGAATGCATAGTTAGATTTCCGATGTTATTCTGCAACGCGTAGAACTCGGAGGTTTTATGAAGAAATTCCTATCGTTTCAAAACGGTATATTACTTTGTGTTTTATTCTTTGCTGGATCCGCGTTTGCCGGCGACTTAAAGGTCACTAGCTCCGCCCTCAAAGAAGGAGGAACAATCACTAACACTCATGTATTTTCAGGATTCGGATGTTCCGGAGAAAATAACTCTCCTGACTTACAGTGGTCAGGCGCTCCAAAAGAAACTAAGTTTTTTGCTGTGACTGCATACGATCCAGATGCTCCTACTGGAAGTGGATGGTGGCATTGGACTGTGATCAATATTCCTGCCTCTGTCACAAGCCTTCCCGCAAAAGCAGGCAACGATAAAGGACCTCTTCCTGCTGGTGCTGTCCAAGGAAGAACTGATTTTGGTAAACCTGGATACGGTGGACCTTGTCCTCCGAAAGGTGATAAGCCTCATCGCTATATCTTCAAGGTATTTGCACTAAAGGATAAGATTGATCTGGATGACGAAGCTTCCGGCGCTTTAGTTGGATTTTACATCAATTCCTTAAAACTTGCAGAAGGAAAATTGACTGCTAAATACGGAAGATAATTTTCTTTTTCCGAAGTCGGGAGAACCCGGCTTCGGATATTTACGGGAATAGATAATATTAGAAAAACAAAATCGATCTAAAAATTATTCTGCGTTCAATAGAGTAAGCGCAATCTCTTTAGAACAATCATACGCTTCTATATCCAGCACGAAATCATCGCCTGAGGTTATATTTGTCAAGATCTCGGTACCACTACTTCTCAACTCACCGGTGATTAGGTGATCTAACTGCATGTATTCTACATTACCAATTCCGAATGTATATCCATGCTCAGTAAGTATGATCATTTTGTTCGACTTCTCATTGATGCCGGCGATCCTTCCTTTCATTATTCCTCCCTAATGAAACTAGATAAAAATGGTTATAAGTATAGACGGATCATATAAAAAATCCCTACACTATGTCTTACGATTTCAAAAAAATTCGCAAAAAATATTAAGTTAAATGTTAATTAGCCGACCTATGGCCATGAGTCTCTTGAGTAATAGATCGACTTTTTAAACGAGTCCAAACTAGTATACATTGTAAGTATGTCAGCCTCAGATATAATCCAAAAGACCTGGCCTTCATCCGAGATCGTATCGGATCTAGCGGAAGTGCGTAAACATGCACCTCTTACCCACGTTATCACGAATATTGTTGTAACAAATTGGACTGCGAATGTCCTTCTGGCAGCTGGAGCTTCTCCTGCTATGGTCATCGCTGAAGAAGAAGTTTCCGATTTTGCGGCAATAGCGGGAGGAATGCTGATTAACGTTGGGACCATCAATAGCTTTGATGCCAAATCAATGAAGTTAGCTGCAATCGCTGCCCAAAAAGCTAAAACTCCTTGGGTTTTAGATCCTGTTGCAGTAGGCGCTCTTAGATATAGAACTGAAATCGCCAAAGATCTTTTACAATATAAACCGACTGTCATCCGAGGAAATGCGTCAGAGATACTTGCTCTTGCAGGTGCTGCAGGCGGAGGAAAAGGTGTGGATTCTACTGCTTCATCTTCTGATGCAATTCATTTGGCGAAAGAACTGGCAATCAACACTGGAGCGGTCATTGCAGTCAGCGGAGAAATAGATTATATCACAAATGGAAAAGCGACCATTGCTGTACCTGGAGGTCATATTCTAATGACCAAGGTAACAGGAGTTGGATGTTCTTTAGGAGCATTGATGGCAT
Encoded here:
- a CDS encoding AraC family transcriptional regulator, which encodes MKRSIISKEGVGISATVIQRRELYLSRVITDLPTLVFVKKGIKSLKQNDLELDIKSGEAVAIAGGQAFDVINRPDNGEFEAAWIAFHPNVIRNYKPNDQNLKDIESAFIFSNILSGFSDAFQLARESITTDRLISEQVAIHRATEILIWLGEYGRKFKLPSAEGTSQKVRSFVSASPAKDWSAIEIADRLEMSEATLRRRLSSELSSFSEILIDVRMSFALSLLQSTDRSIGEIAREVGYDSASRFAVRFRDRFGYSPTMLRREASRDRNGTILDRVRT
- a CDS encoding YbhB/YbcL family Raf kinase inhibitor-like protein; translated protein: MKKFLSFQNGILLCVLFFAGSAFAGDLKVTSSALKEGGTITNTHVFSGFGCSGENNSPDLQWSGAPKETKFFAVTAYDPDAPTGSGWWHWTVINIPASVTSLPAKAGNDKGPLPAGAVQGRTDFGKPGYGGPCPPKGDKPHRYIFKVFALKDKIDLDDEASGALVGFYINSLKLAEGKLTAKYGR
- the thiM gene encoding hydroxyethylthiazole kinase; protein product: MSASDIIQKTWPSSEIVSDLAEVRKHAPLTHVITNIVVTNWTANVLLAAGASPAMVIAEEEVSDFAAIAGGMLINVGTINSFDAKSMKLAAIAAQKAKTPWVLDPVAVGALRYRTEIAKDLLQYKPTVIRGNASEILALAGAAGGGKGVDSTASSSDAIHLAKELAINTGAVIAVSGEIDYITNGKATIAVPGGHILMTKVTGVGCSLGALMASFLSVQKDPLLAAVSASAVFAIAGSRAAERSSGTGSFAVAFLDELSNL